One genomic window of Meles meles chromosome 3, mMelMel3.1 paternal haplotype, whole genome shotgun sequence includes the following:
- the HARS2 gene encoding histidine--tRNA ligase, mitochondrial isoform X1 → MPSFGLRHRRAWASLFSQLLRPSGLVCIREVHFHSQVSEAVLTSQLKPHQEKSNFIIKTPKGTRDLSPQQMVIREKILDTVVGCFKRHGAKRLDTPAFELKEMLTEKYGEDSGLIYDLKDQGGELLSLRYDLTVPFARYLAMNKVKRMKRYHVGKVWRRESPTIVQGRYREFCQCDFDIAGQFDPMIPDAECLKIMCEILSGLQLGDFLIKVNDRRILDGMLAVCGVPESKFHAICSSIDKLDKISWNDVRHEMVAKKGLAPEVADRIGDYVQCHGGVSLIEEMFQDSRLSQNKQALEGLGDLKLLFEYLTLFGIAEKISFDLSLARGLDYYTGVIYEAVLLQTPAQAEESLNVGSVAAGGRYDGLVGMFDPKGHKVPCVGLSIGVERIFAIVEQRIKTSGQKIRTTETQVFVATPQKNFLHERLKLISELWDAGIKSELLYKNNPKLLTQLHYCEHMGIPLVVIIGEQELKEGVIKLRSVASREEVAIKRENLVAEIQKRLSES, encoded by the exons ATGCCCTCGTTCGGACTCCGGCACAGGAGGGCCTGGGCTTCACTGTTTAGCCAGCTCCTGCGACCGTCCGGTCTTGTGTGCATCAGGGAGGTCCATTTTCATAGTCAG GTTTCAGAGGCAGTGTTAACGTCCCAACTGAAACCACatcaagaaaaatcaaattttattattaagaCACCAAAG GGCACCAGAGATCTTAGTCCCCAGCAGATGGTTATAAGGGAGAAAATTCTTGATACGGTTGTTGGCTGCTTTAAACGTCATGGAGCAAAGAGATTAGATACTCCAGCATTTGAACTTAAg GAAATGCTCACTGAGAAGTATGGAGAGGACTCTGGGCTAATCTATGATCTGAAGGATCAAGGTGGAGAGCTGTTGTCCTTGCGCTATGACCTTACT GTTCCTTTTGCTCGTTATCTCGCTATGAATAAAGTGAAGAGGATGAAACGCTACCATGTTGGAAAGGTGTGGCGGCGAGAGAGCCCAACCATAGTCCAAGGCCGCTACAGGGAGTTCTGCCAGTGT GATTTTGACATTGCTGGTCAGTTTGACCCTATGATCCCCGATGCAGAGTGCTTAAAGATTATGTGTGAAATCCTAAGTGGGTTGCAGTTGGGGGACTTTCTCATTAAG GTCAATGATCGGCGGATTTTGGATGGGATGTTGGCTGTCTGTGGTGTTCCTGAAAGCAAGTTCCATGCCATCTGCTCCTCAATAGACAAATTAGACAAG ATATCATGGAATGATGTAAGACATGAGATGGTGGCAAAGAAAGGCCTGGCTCCTGAAGTGGCTGATAGAATTGGTGACTATGTTCAATGTCATG GTGGGGTATCCTTAATAGAGGAAATGTTCCAGGATTCTAGACTATCCCAGAACAAGCAGGCCCTAGAGGGCTTGGGGGACTTGAAGCTGCTATTTGAATACCTGACTTTATTTGGAATTGCTGAGAAG ATCTCTTTTGACCTAAGCCTAGCTCGGGGACTGGACTACTATACTGGAGTGATCTATGAAGCAGTGCTACTACAGACCCCAGCTCAGGCTGAGGAGTCCCTCAATGTGGGCAGTGTGGCTGCTGGTGGACGCTATGATGGGTTGGTGGGCATGTTTGACCCCAAGGGCCACAAAGTGCCGTGTGTGGGGCTCAGTATTGGGGTGGAGCGAATCTTCGCCATTGTGGAACAGAGGATAAAG ACTTCTGGTCAGAAGATACGGACCACAGAGACCCAAGTGTTTGTGGCTACACCACAGAAGAACTTTCTTCATGAACGGTTGAAGCTAATTTCAGAGCTttgggatgctgggatcaag TCAGAGCTGCTGTATAAGAACAACCCTAAACTACTAACTCAACTGCACTACTGTGAGCACATGGGCATTCCATTGGTGGTCATTATTGGTGAGCAAGAACTGAAAGAAGGCGTAATCAAGCTTCGTTCAGTGGCCAGCAGggaggag GTGGCCATTAAACGGGAAAATCTTGTGGCTGAAATTCAGAAGAGACTATCTGAGTCTTAA
- the HARS2 gene encoding histidine--tRNA ligase, mitochondrial isoform X2, translating into MPSFGLRHRRAWASLFSQLLRPSGLVCIREVHFHSQVSEAVLTSQLKPHQEKSNFIIKTPKGTRDLSPQQMVIREKILDTVVGCFKRHGAKRLDTPAFELKDFDIAGQFDPMIPDAECLKIMCEILSGLQLGDFLIKVNDRRILDGMLAVCGVPESKFHAICSSIDKLDKISWNDVRHEMVAKKGLAPEVADRIGDYVQCHGGVSLIEEMFQDSRLSQNKQALEGLGDLKLLFEYLTLFGIAEKISFDLSLARGLDYYTGVIYEAVLLQTPAQAEESLNVGSVAAGGRYDGLVGMFDPKGHKVPCVGLSIGVERIFAIVEQRIKTSGQKIRTTETQVFVATPQKNFLHERLKLISELWDAGIKSELLYKNNPKLLTQLHYCEHMGIPLVVIIGEQELKEGVIKLRSVASREEVAIKRENLVAEIQKRLSES; encoded by the exons ATGCCCTCGTTCGGACTCCGGCACAGGAGGGCCTGGGCTTCACTGTTTAGCCAGCTCCTGCGACCGTCCGGTCTTGTGTGCATCAGGGAGGTCCATTTTCATAGTCAG GTTTCAGAGGCAGTGTTAACGTCCCAACTGAAACCACatcaagaaaaatcaaattttattattaagaCACCAAAG GGCACCAGAGATCTTAGTCCCCAGCAGATGGTTATAAGGGAGAAAATTCTTGATACGGTTGTTGGCTGCTTTAAACGTCATGGAGCAAAGAGATTAGATACTCCAGCATTTGAACTTAAg GATTTTGACATTGCTGGTCAGTTTGACCCTATGATCCCCGATGCAGAGTGCTTAAAGATTATGTGTGAAATCCTAAGTGGGTTGCAGTTGGGGGACTTTCTCATTAAG GTCAATGATCGGCGGATTTTGGATGGGATGTTGGCTGTCTGTGGTGTTCCTGAAAGCAAGTTCCATGCCATCTGCTCCTCAATAGACAAATTAGACAAG ATATCATGGAATGATGTAAGACATGAGATGGTGGCAAAGAAAGGCCTGGCTCCTGAAGTGGCTGATAGAATTGGTGACTATGTTCAATGTCATG GTGGGGTATCCTTAATAGAGGAAATGTTCCAGGATTCTAGACTATCCCAGAACAAGCAGGCCCTAGAGGGCTTGGGGGACTTGAAGCTGCTATTTGAATACCTGACTTTATTTGGAATTGCTGAGAAG ATCTCTTTTGACCTAAGCCTAGCTCGGGGACTGGACTACTATACTGGAGTGATCTATGAAGCAGTGCTACTACAGACCCCAGCTCAGGCTGAGGAGTCCCTCAATGTGGGCAGTGTGGCTGCTGGTGGACGCTATGATGGGTTGGTGGGCATGTTTGACCCCAAGGGCCACAAAGTGCCGTGTGTGGGGCTCAGTATTGGGGTGGAGCGAATCTTCGCCATTGTGGAACAGAGGATAAAG ACTTCTGGTCAGAAGATACGGACCACAGAGACCCAAGTGTTTGTGGCTACACCACAGAAGAACTTTCTTCATGAACGGTTGAAGCTAATTTCAGAGCTttgggatgctgggatcaag TCAGAGCTGCTGTATAAGAACAACCCTAAACTACTAACTCAACTGCACTACTGTGAGCACATGGGCATTCCATTGGTGGTCATTATTGGTGAGCAAGAACTGAAAGAAGGCGTAATCAAGCTTCGTTCAGTGGCCAGCAGggaggag GTGGCCATTAAACGGGAAAATCTTGTGGCTGAAATTCAGAAGAGACTATCTGAGTCTTAA